In the Sediminibacter sp. Hel_I_10 genome, one interval contains:
- a CDS encoding NifU family protein: MVKHVITPKPTNNNAILKFESSHFLTRNESFEFNNIDEAKPSPLAQQLFYLPFVKKIYISGNFIAVERYDIVEWSDVQQEVAEQIETYLNTGSAVVETTSAENTSKKVPITVYAESTPNPSVLKFVANKKLVTSSHEFTSIDDTSYSPMAKALFHFPFVKGVFLDENYVSITKYDMAEWSDITLELREFIRAYIEDSKTIINENAEQAKLKTTSALDKTYEALDDTSKEIVNILEEYVKPAVASDGGNIEFQSYDAETKTVSVLLQGACSGCPSSTFTLKSGIENMLREMMKGRVETVEAING, from the coding sequence ATGGTCAAACATGTCATCACTCCCAAACCAACTAATAATAACGCGATTTTGAAATTTGAATCTTCCCATTTTTTAACACGAAATGAGAGCTTTGAATTCAATAACATTGATGAAGCGAAGCCGTCTCCTTTGGCACAGCAGCTCTTTTATCTTCCCTTTGTAAAGAAAATTTATATCTCGGGCAACTTTATTGCTGTTGAGCGCTATGATATTGTTGAATGGTCAGATGTGCAACAAGAGGTGGCTGAGCAAATAGAGACGTATCTCAACACCGGCAGTGCAGTTGTTGAAACTACTTCTGCTGAAAATACTTCTAAAAAAGTTCCTATAACCGTGTATGCAGAAAGCACCCCGAACCCCTCTGTTTTGAAGTTTGTAGCCAATAAAAAACTGGTCACTTCTTCTCATGAGTTTACGTCTATTGATGACACCAGTTACTCGCCAATGGCTAAAGCCTTGTTTCATTTCCCATTTGTGAAAGGCGTTTTTCTAGATGAAAACTATGTGTCTATTACCAAATATGATATGGCAGAATGGAGCGACATCACATTAGAATTACGCGAGTTTATAAGAGCTTACATCGAAGATTCTAAAACCATTATCAATGAAAATGCTGAACAGGCTAAACTAAAAACAACGTCTGCGTTAGATAAAACCTATGAAGCGTTGGATGACACCTCTAAAGAAATCGTTAATATTTTAGAAGAATATGTCAAACCGGCTGTAGCTAGTGATGGTGGCAATATTGAGTTTCAATCTTACGATGCCGAAACCAAAACCGTAAGTGTATTATTGCAGGGCGCTTGCAGTGGATGCCCCTCCTCTACTTTTACGTTAAAAAGTGGTATTGAAAACATGTTACGCGAAATGATGAAAGGACGCGTGGAAACGGTTGAGGCTATTAATGGTTGA
- the tsaB gene encoding tRNA (adenosine(37)-N6)-threonylcarbamoyltransferase complex dimerization subunit type 1 TsaB, with translation MAYILNLETATTNCSVSLSYKGETLILKEDNSANYSHAESLHVFITDVLKEAGIDKSKLDAISISKGPGSYTGLRIGVSAAKGLCFALDIPLISVSTLKSLASQLNIEKGCIIPMLDARRMEVYSAIFDADLKVLRNIEAQILDASSFQEVLSKGPVYFIGNGVEKTKTLISHDNAFFIDDKLPSAQQMSIIGYEKFKINDFEDVAYFEPFYLKDFLMKT, from the coding sequence ATGGCCTATATTCTTAATTTAGAAACAGCAACTACAAACTGTTCGGTCTCTTTGTCTTATAAAGGCGAGACTTTGATTTTAAAAGAAGATAATAGTGCTAACTATAGCCATGCGGAATCGCTTCATGTATTTATTACAGATGTTCTAAAGGAAGCGGGCATAGACAAATCAAAATTAGATGCCATTAGCATAAGTAAGGGTCCTGGCTCTTATACAGGGTTAAGAATTGGGGTGTCTGCAGCTAAAGGCTTATGCTTTGCTTTGGATATTCCGTTGATTTCTGTGTCTACGTTAAAATCGCTGGCATCTCAACTAAATATTGAGAAAGGATGTATCATTCCTATGTTAGATGCGAGACGAATGGAAGTCTATTCAGCAATTTTTGATGCAGATCTTAAGGTACTTCGGAATATAGAAGCTCAGATTCTTGACGCCTCTTCGTTTCAAGAGGTTTTGAGCAAAGGCCCAGTTTATTTTATAGGAAATGGTGTAGAAAAAACAAAAACGCTGATTAGTCATGACAATGCTTTTTTTATTGATGACAAGTTGCCTTCAGCACAGCAAATGAGCATTATTGGATACGAAAAATTCAAAATAAACGACTTTGAAGATGTCGCTTATTTTGAACCTTTTTATTTGAAAGACTTCTTAATGAAGACCTAG
- a CDS encoding mechanosensitive ion channel family protein: MELQKWIDKAYEIIVDFGPKILAAIAIWIVGSWIIKSVMKGIRITMEKRDLDLSLRKFLLNLISWIFKIVLAIVVLGTVGIETTSFAAVIAAAGLAIGLALQGSLANFAGGVLILIIKPFKVGDFISAQGVDGTVKEISIFNTTLNTFGNQLAVIPNGQLSNDNIINYSAEPIRKEALTWGISYDSDIKLTKDILLALVNEQDTVIQEEGKAPMIVVTELADSSVNLSLRYWAKNEDFWALRWLILEEGKIRLEAAGIVIPFPQRDVHLFNESAE; the protein is encoded by the coding sequence ATGGAATTACAAAAATGGATAGATAAAGCTTACGAAATCATAGTTGATTTTGGCCCTAAAATACTGGCTGCAATTGCCATTTGGATTGTTGGCTCCTGGATTATCAAATCTGTAATGAAAGGGATTAGAATCACTATGGAGAAAAGAGACTTAGATCTCAGTCTTCGAAAATTTCTATTAAATCTCATAAGTTGGATCTTTAAAATCGTTTTAGCAATTGTAGTTTTAGGTACTGTGGGCATCGAAACCACGTCGTTTGCCGCAGTAATTGCTGCAGCAGGTTTGGCCATTGGACTGGCTCTACAGGGCTCTTTAGCGAATTTTGCTGGAGGCGTTTTAATCTTAATCATCAAACCATTTAAAGTTGGAGACTTTATTAGTGCTCAAGGCGTAGATGGGACAGTGAAGGAAATTTCCATATTTAATACAACATTGAATACCTTTGGAAATCAACTTGCGGTTATCCCAAATGGGCAATTATCTAATGATAACATTATAAACTATAGTGCTGAGCCGATAAGAAAAGAAGCCTTGACCTGGGGAATAAGCTATGACAGTGACATTAAACTCACTAAAGATATTTTATTAGCCCTTGTTAACGAACAAGACACTGTTATTCAAGAAGAAGGTAAAGCTCCCATGATTGTGGTGACTGAATTAGCAGACAGCTCGGTTAACTTATCCTTACGTTATTGGGCTAAAAACGAAGATTTTTGGGCTTTACGTTGGTTGATTTTAGAGGAAGGCAAAATAAGATTAGAGGCTGCGGGAATTGTGATTCCTTTTCCTCAAAGAGATGTGCACTTGTTCAATGAGTCTGCTGAATAA
- a CDS encoding type IX secretion system membrane protein PorP/SprF, with amino-acid sequence MKLKTYWLIASLALFTQIGVAQEGLPIYSDYLTDNYYLLHPSMAGVANCAKVRLTARAQWFGQDEAPNLQTLSVNSRIGDSPSAVGAIVYNDKNGYHSQTGAYLTYAHHLMFSRNEIDLNMLSFGLSAGFIQYKLDETEFLADGFDPIIDGIEQSATNFNVDVGFSYHLINFYAHATVKNLLNNDGVNFNEQGLSYQNLRTYIFSAGNTFSKYNSDYSFEPSVMFMYRDATEEASFDVNMKVYREMDFGKIWGGLSYRRSLDGAEFQDGSGVSSQKLQYFTPFVGVDYNNFVFAYTYSYQANSVVFNNGGFHQITLGYNFNCRKEKFECNCPAIN; translated from the coding sequence ATGAAATTAAAAACGTATTGGTTAATAGCAAGCCTAGCATTATTCACACAAATTGGAGTTGCCCAAGAGGGATTACCAATTTATTCTGATTATTTAACAGACAACTATTATTTATTACATCCCTCAATGGCAGGTGTGGCGAATTGTGCCAAGGTTCGGTTAACAGCAAGAGCCCAATGGTTTGGTCAAGATGAAGCACCAAACTTGCAAACGTTGAGTGTGAATAGTAGAATTGGAGACTCGCCTTCAGCAGTTGGAGCGATTGTTTACAATGATAAAAATGGGTACCATTCTCAAACAGGAGCTTATTTGACTTATGCGCATCATTTAATGTTTTCTAGAAATGAAATTGATTTAAATATGTTATCCTTCGGTTTAAGTGCTGGATTTATTCAATACAAATTGGACGAAACAGAATTTTTAGCAGATGGGTTTGATCCTATAATTGATGGGATTGAGCAGAGTGCTACAAACTTCAATGTAGACGTTGGGTTTTCTTATCATTTGATCAATTTCTATGCACATGCTACGGTTAAGAATCTATTGAACAATGATGGTGTTAATTTTAATGAGCAAGGATTAAGCTATCAAAACTTAAGAACTTATATCTTTTCTGCAGGAAATACCTTTAGTAAATATAACAGTGATTATAGCTTTGAGCCTTCTGTGATGTTTATGTATAGAGATGCCACTGAGGAAGCGTCATTTGATGTTAATATGAAAGTTTATAGAGAAATGGACTTCGGTAAAATTTGGGGTGGTTTATCTTATAGAAGAAGTTTAGATGGCGCAGAGTTTCAAGATGGCTCTGGTGTGAGCAGCCAAAAATTACAATACTTCACACCATTTGTTGGTGTGGATTACAATAACTTCGTATTTGCTTATACGTATTCTTATCAGGCAAATTCAGTAGTATTCAATAATGGTGGGTTCCATCAAATTACTTTAGGTTATAACTTTAACTGTAGAAAAGAGAAATTTGAATGTAACTGTCCAGCGATTAACTAA
- a CDS encoding TlpA disulfide reductase family protein, giving the protein MFSSEGIAQDKQLWAKSFLNKKAPELHIKKWLSEEPELKGKFVLIDFWATWCGPCKRAIPTMNRFSEEFQDNLVVIGISDETEAKVKSMTQPIMKYFSALDTDKRLNSIYDIKGIPHVVLIDPDGYVRWEGFPTLAGHELTSAVIKDAMETYKNKS; this is encoded by the coding sequence ATGTTTTCCTCGGAAGGGATTGCACAAGACAAGCAACTTTGGGCCAAATCATTTCTTAATAAGAAAGCTCCAGAACTTCACATCAAAAAATGGCTTTCCGAAGAACCAGAACTTAAAGGAAAATTTGTATTAATAGACTTTTGGGCAACTTGGTGCGGTCCCTGTAAAAGAGCGATACCCACTATGAATAGATTTTCCGAAGAATTTCAAGATAACTTAGTGGTTATTGGTATAAGCGATGAGACAGAGGCTAAAGTGAAAAGCATGACGCAACCTATAATGAAATACTTTAGCGCTTTAGATACAGATAAGCGTTTAAATAGCATCTACGACATCAAAGGGATTCCTCATGTGGTATTGATAGATCCTGATGGTTATGTGCGATGGGAAGGTTTTCCTACTTTGGCGGGTCATGAATTAACATCGGCCGTTATCAAAGATGCGATGGAGACCTATAAAAATAAATCATAG
- a CDS encoding T9SS C-terminal target domain-containing protein, translating to MKYFYYLVFILVAYQSQAQDVIMENGTFTRCAPDRFYDSGGPNGPYSSNENIVTTICAPNAEEFIILQFTAFSTQLNVDEMTIYDGDDTSAPVIGVYNGANTPGTVIASDTNTSGCITIQFITNDSGTTTGFAADIICAVPCQELIPFVESTVPEANASGIVQITSGEEVQFVGNANFENDGTDAIYEWSFGDGDDATGNEVSHVFNGEGEYTVTLTVTDNNPLGCEASTTISVFVVGANIVVDTNAFTIEQLVTDVLINSACAEISNITSTTGSTVNGIGYFANDGSQFPFLDGIILSTGSALNAGGPNDGNSSDGGDGWPGDPYLDVIADANTNNASSIQFDFVPLADNISFEFLMASEEYDQGTFECEYSDAFAFLLTDSMGNTTNLAVLPGTTTPILVTNIHPDNGAECGGINEEYFGDYVGANQPPMIYDGRTAVFTAQSSVVPGETYNIKLVIADARDTAFDSGVFLKAGSFNLGGDIGEDITIAAGTATCGGTQQILDTQVSAAVHTWYLDGEVIEGETSSTLVAEESGLYSVDVFLSVDCQFSDEVLVEFKPSPEANTPQDLSVCINATAGEFDLTENDAVILGDQNPEDFIISYHLTEQDAIDNVAPLTSPYTNIENPQIIYARIADITQECYTTTTFEIGFNGLSINSNLTPLEVCDDNQDGIAVFNLNEADAEVVDGLDAETVSLSYHVSQDDADDNVSEITAPYTNVDPDLQTIFVRVTTIGDEACYNTTELDLVVNPKPIAVAPTSIEVCDDDDNGIATFDLSLRTAEILGAQTNMTVTYHISQADANEGLNPLPTSYNNVDEDLQIVYARVEDDITECYDTVELTLIVNPRPAFGAFADIVLCDENGAANEEPFNLSATSNEDVDGQPTLIVSYHDSMEDAEFGDDQLTSPYTNTSNPQTIYVKVTNINTGCSSVGTFNIIVNTLPDLTVPTPLEVCDDGTPDGITLIDLSLKNTEITGGNPGYTVSYHFTAADAQNGVDALDIPYENESNGQTVYVRVEDSVTGCFDTTELVLTVEQAPVANAPSPLEFCDPDSDGFGTFDLTMSDGEITGGDAGLEVTYHETSVDAQNGVNAVTSPYSNIVINTQTLYVRVESGTIATDCASFTQLQLVVSPTPQLGATPPTPLGVCDDASGDGIAQFDLTVKEEEILQNLDDQTLYTVSYYLSATDANVPQNAILNPFNYTNIEPFSQTLVVRVEDNATGCYKLTTLELVVNGLPELTQPAPLELCDYVSSGDEVEGFTLEDATDTILGGQTGISLSFHATQAGADTGTDVITSPYQNTENPQTVYVLATDDVTGCTSTVTLLLRVNPIPSPVAPMDIEVCDGDNDGFASFDLEQRTDAIIGGEADVEVTYHETQGDADSGENPLTSPYENIVMDEQVVYVRAENTVTGCYSASRTLTLRVLGSPEVPLEIEDYVICDTDANGFAQFDLTTKNAEILGGQSAADYILTYHVSAAAAQTGSAPIANVLAYTNTSNPQTIYVRLVGSANGCADTGQFEIRVELPPVAVLPAPLQLCDDDIADEITVFDLTVRDTQITGGEGSWSVSYYETLAQANGQTGAIADPTAYTNTTVGGAAANPQTLYAVVTDTDTGCTDITTLTIRVLPNPTPTTDLPELVLCDDTAPGDLQEPFDLTLNESLLINGEDNVTASYHTTAFDADQGTNAIVDPTAYENTATPQVIYARVTNDLTGCYTVVEQTISVDPLPALPAGGVDDLIACELATDGFAPFFLSDRDLDVLDGQDPALFTVSYHIDQADADNLEDGLVSPYVNVTNPQQIFVAVTNNDTGCSISTLSFNIEVQEGAAANADMADILYETCDDEMEFDGDPGNDSAQFDLTPVTDVADLVPGSVQAEVLDGQDPASYTVSYYASEADAALGQDPLPFLYENLVNPQVIWARVDNDTEAADGTDSSICYAVAPVTLQVNPMPSFDLEDSYVLCVGTDGTEVIGAPVLDTGLTAPDYEFEWTFNGTVIAGADGGSYMPGAEGIYGVSVTDVSTSLVTSCVGYDQAEVIESGPPAVSAEVLTDGFADLHVVEVTVAGDGSYEYSLDGGPWQDSPVFSDVSLGDHELTARDRNGCGLASTTVTVLDYPAFFTPNGDGYNDTWNIAGISAQGSAKIFIFDRFGKLLKQLDPTGAGWDGSYNGSAMPNSDYWFVVEYQEPNTGTSKEFKAHFTLKR from the coding sequence ATGAAATATTTCTACTATTTAGTATTCATTTTGGTTGCATACCAATCGCAAGCCCAAGATGTCATTATGGAAAACGGCACATTTACAAGATGTGCCCCAGATAGATTCTACGATTCTGGAGGCCCTAATGGTCCTTATAGCAGCAATGAAAATATTGTAACCACAATTTGTGCTCCAAATGCAGAGGAGTTTATTATTCTTCAATTTACGGCCTTTAGTACGCAACTTAATGTAGACGAGATGACCATTTATGATGGGGATGACACGTCTGCGCCAGTGATTGGGGTTTACAATGGAGCCAATACACCGGGAACGGTTATCGCATCAGATACAAATACAAGTGGTTGTATAACCATTCAATTCATTACAAATGACTCAGGAACCACGACAGGTTTTGCGGCAGATATCATTTGTGCTGTACCTTGTCAAGAACTAATACCTTTTGTTGAGAGTACTGTGCCAGAGGCTAATGCTTCTGGAATTGTACAAATCACCTCTGGAGAGGAAGTGCAGTTTGTTGGAAATGCCAACTTTGAAAATGATGGTACAGATGCCATATATGAATGGTCTTTTGGTGATGGTGATGATGCTACAGGAAATGAGGTGTCTCATGTGTTTAATGGAGAAGGGGAATACACAGTAACCCTTACCGTAACTGATAATAATCCATTGGGTTGTGAAGCGTCTACTACCATCTCAGTTTTTGTAGTAGGAGCAAATATTGTCGTTGACACTAATGCATTTACCATTGAGCAATTGGTGACTGATGTCTTGATCAATAGTGCCTGTGCTGAAATTAGTAATATCACATCTACAACTGGTAGTACCGTGAATGGTATCGGATATTTTGCAAATGATGGCAGTCAGTTTCCATTTCTTGATGGTATAATTTTGAGCACAGGGAGTGCTTTAAATGCAGGAGGACCAAATGATGGGAATTCCAGTGACGGTGGTGATGGTTGGCCAGGTGATCCATATTTAGATGTGATTGCTGATGCTAATACCAATAACGCATCTTCAATTCAATTTGATTTTGTGCCCTTAGCAGATAATATTAGTTTTGAGTTTTTAATGGCCTCTGAAGAGTACGATCAGGGAACTTTCGAATGTGAATATTCTGATGCATTTGCCTTTTTGTTAACGGATTCTATGGGTAATACCACTAACTTAGCAGTCTTACCAGGAACAACAACTCCTATTTTAGTAACTAACATTCATCCAGATAATGGGGCCGAATGTGGTGGAATTAATGAAGAATATTTTGGAGATTATGTAGGTGCTAATCAACCGCCTATGATATATGACGGGCGAACAGCCGTTTTTACGGCGCAATCATCTGTTGTTCCAGGAGAAACCTATAATATAAAGTTGGTTATTGCAGACGCAAGAGATACTGCTTTTGATTCGGGAGTTTTCTTAAAGGCAGGAAGTTTTAATCTCGGTGGCGATATTGGTGAAGATATTACAATTGCGGCAGGAACAGCAACATGTGGTGGTACGCAACAAATATTGGATACTCAAGTCTCTGCAGCGGTACACACGTGGTACCTTGATGGTGAAGTTATTGAAGGAGAGACAAGTTCTACATTAGTAGCTGAGGAATCTGGTCTATACTCCGTGGATGTATTTTTATCTGTAGATTGTCAGTTTAGTGATGAAGTGCTGGTAGAATTTAAACCTAGTCCAGAAGCTAATACGCCGCAAGACCTTTCAGTTTGTATTAATGCAACTGCAGGCGAGTTTGATCTTACTGAAAATGATGCAGTCATACTTGGGGATCAAAACCCAGAGGATTTTATCATTTCATATCACCTCACAGAACAAGATGCTATCGATAATGTGGCCCCATTAACCAGTCCATATACAAACATAGAAAACCCTCAAATTATTTATGCCAGAATTGCAGATATTACGCAAGAGTGCTATACAACAACAACTTTTGAAATTGGGTTTAATGGTCTATCCATCAACTCAAATTTAACACCTTTAGAAGTGTGTGATGATAATCAAGATGGCATTGCGGTATTCAATCTAAATGAGGCAGATGCTGAGGTGGTAGACGGTCTAGATGCTGAAACAGTTTCGTTGTCTTATCATGTATCTCAAGACGATGCAGATGATAATGTTTCTGAGATCACGGCGCCATATACTAATGTAGATCCAGATCTTCAAACTATTTTTGTGAGAGTTACAACTATTGGTGATGAGGCATGTTACAATACGACTGAATTAGATTTAGTGGTTAATCCTAAGCCAATTGCAGTTGCGCCCACTTCGATTGAAGTTTGTGATGATGATGATAATGGAATCGCAACGTTTGACCTATCCTTAAGAACTGCGGAAATTTTAGGTGCTCAGACCAATATGACCGTTACATACCACATATCGCAAGCAGATGCTAATGAGGGTTTAAATCCGTTACCGACATCATACAATAATGTTGATGAAGACCTGCAGATTGTTTATGCGAGAGTAGAAGATGACATTACGGAGTGTTATGATACAGTTGAATTGACATTAATCGTTAATCCACGACCTGCTTTTGGTGCATTTGCCGATATTGTATTATGTGATGAAAATGGAGCTGCTAATGAGGAGCCCTTCAATTTAAGTGCCACTAGTAATGAAGATGTTGATGGTCAGCCTACGTTAATTGTATCTTATCATGATTCTATGGAAGATGCAGAGTTTGGAGATGACCAGCTTACTAGCCCTTATACTAATACGAGTAATCCACAAACGATTTATGTAAAAGTCACTAATATTAATACGGGTTGCAGTAGTGTTGGAACGTTCAATATTATTGTTAATACATTACCCGATCTGACTGTCCCTACCCCCTTGGAGGTCTGTGACGACGGCACCCCTGACGGGATCACTCTGATCGACCTATCACTTAAGAACACGGAGATCACCGGTGGCAATCCCGGCTATACGGTGAGCTACCATTTCACTGCCGCCGATGCGCAGAACGGCGTTGACGCTTTGGATATCCCTTACGAGAACGAGTCCAACGGCCAGACGGTCTACGTTCGGGTTGAGGATTCCGTTACGGGCTGTTTTGACACGACTGAGCTTGTGCTCACCGTGGAGCAGGCCCCTGTGGCCAATGCCCCATCACCACTTGAGTTCTGTGACCCGGACAGCGATGGCTTCGGGACCTTTGACCTTACGATGAGCGATGGCGAGATCACGGGCGGCGACGCCGGTCTTGAGGTGACCTACCACGAGACCTCTGTCGATGCGCAGAACGGTGTGAACGCGGTGACGAGCCCCTACAGCAACATCGTGATCAACACCCAGACCCTATATGTACGGGTTGAGAGCGGTACGATCGCCACGGACTGTGCGAGCTTTACGCAGCTGCAGTTGGTGGTGAGCCCAACGCCACAGCTCGGCGCCACGCCACCGACCCCACTGGGTGTCTGTGACGATGCCTCCGGTGACGGGATCGCGCAGTTCGACCTTACGGTGAAAGAGGAGGAGATCCTACAGAACCTTGACGACCAGACGCTCTACACGGTGAGCTATTATTTGAGCGCCACCGATGCGAACGTTCCCCAGAACGCCATACTGAACCCCTTTAACTATACCAATATAGAGCCCTTTTCCCAGACCTTGGTGGTCCGGGTAGAGGACAACGCCACGGGCTGTTACAAGCTCACGACCCTAGAGCTTGTGGTCAACGGCCTTCCCGAGCTTACCCAGCCCGCTCCGTTGGAGCTCTGCGACTACGTTTCTTCCGGGGACGAGGTCGAGGGCTTCACCCTTGAGGACGCGACGGACACGATACTTGGTGGCCAGACCGGGATCAGCCTTAGCTTCCATGCGACGCAGGCGGGCGCCGATACCGGCACCGATGTGATCACCAGTCCCTACCAGAACACAGAGAACCCCCAGACGGTCTATGTACTGGCAACGGACGATGTTACGGGCTGTACCAGCACGGTGACGCTCCTGCTCAGGGTGAACCCGATCCCATCGCCGGTAGCGCCGATGGACATCGAGGTGTGCGACGGGGACAACGACGGCTTTGCGAGCTTCGACCTTGAACAGCGCACGGACGCGATCATCGGCGGAGAGGCCGATGTGGAGGTGACCTACCACGAGACCCAGGGCGACGCCGATAGCGGCGAGAACCCACTGACCAGCCCCTACGAGAACATCGTGATGGACGAGCAGGTGGTCTACGTCAGGGCAGAGAACACGGTGACGGGCTGTTACAGCGCCTCACGTACGCTCACCCTTCGCGTGCTCGGCTCGCCCGAGGTACCGTTGGAGATAGAGGACTACGTGATCTGTGATACCGATGCCAATGGCTTTGCACAGTTCGACCTTACGACCAAGAACGCCGAGATCCTTGGCGGACAGTCCGCCGCGGACTATATACTGACCTACCACGTGAGCGCTGCGGCGGCCCAGACGGGCAGTGCCCCTATAGCGAACGTGCTGGCCTATACCAATACCTCGAACCCCCAGACGATCTACGTAAGGCTTGTTGGCAGTGCCAATGGCTGCGCCGATACGGGGCAGTTCGAGATCCGTGTGGAGCTCCCACCGGTCGCGGTACTGCCCGCACCGCTACAGCTCTGCGACGACGATATTGCCGATGAGATCACGGTGTTCGACCTTACGGTGCGCGACACGCAGATCACCGGCGGTGAGGGCAGCTGGAGCGTGTCCTACTATGAGACCCTTGCCCAGGCAAATGGCCAGACAGGTGCGATAGCGGACCCTACGGCCTATACGAACACGACCGTTGGCGGCGCCGCGGCCAATCCGCAGACGCTCTACGCAGTGGTTACGGACACCGATACGGGCTGTACGGACATTACCACGCTGACCATCCGCGTGCTGCCGAACCCGACGCCGACCACGGACCTTCCCGAGCTTGTGCTCTGTGACGATACCGCGCCCGGTGACCTCCAGGAACCGTTCGATTTGACGCTCAACGAGTCGCTGCTGATCAACGGTGAGGACAACGTGACGGCGAGCTACCACACCACGGCCTTTGATGCCGACCAGGGCACGAATGCCATAGTGGACCCGACGGCCTATGAGAACACGGCCACGCCACAGGTGATCTACGCCAGGGTGACCAATGACCTTACGGGCTGCTACACGGTAGTGGAGCAGACCATCTCTGTGGACCCGCTCCCGGCACTGCCAGCAGGCGGAGTTGATGACCTGATCGCCTGTGAGCTTGCGACGGACGGCTTTGCGCCGTTCTTCCTTAGCGATAGGGACCTTGACGTGCTCGACGGGCAGGACCCTGCGCTGTTCACGGTGAGCTACCATATTGACCAGGCGGACGCCGATAACCTTGAGGACGGCCTTGTGAGCCCCTATGTGAACGTGACCAACCCACAGCAGATCTTTGTTGCGGTGACCAATAACGATACGGGCTGCTCGATCAGCACGCTGAGCTTCAACATCGAGGTACAGGAGGGCGCCGCGGCGAACGCCGACATGGCGGATATCCTCTATGAGACCTGTGATGATGAAATGGAGTTTGACGGGGACCCAGGTAACGACAGCGCACAGTTCGACCTGACGCCGGTCACTGACGTGGCGGACCTTGTCCCGGGCAGTGTGCAGGCAGAGGTGCTCGACGGGCAGGACCCGGCGAGCTATACGGTGAGCTACTATGCGAGCGAGGCGGATGCCGCGCTCGGTCAGGATCCCCTGCCGTTCCTCTATGAGAACCTTGTGAACCCACAGGTGATCTGGGCACGTGTCGACAACGATACAGAGGCGGCCGATGGCACGGACAGCTCGATCTGTTATGCGGTCGCCCCGGTGACCCTGCAGGTGAACCCGATGCCATCGTTCGACCTGGAGGACAGCTATGTGCTCTGCGTGGGCACGGACGGCACGGAGGTGATCGGTGCGCCGGTACTGGATACCGGGCTTACGGCACCTGACTACGAATTTGAGTGGACCTTCAACGGCACGGTGATAGCCGGTGCCGATGGGGGCAGCTATATGCCTGGAGCGGAGGGCATCTATGGGGTGAGCGTCACGGACGTATCGACCTCATTGGTGACCAGCTGTGTGGGCTATGACCAGGCGGAGGTGATCGAGAGCGGTCCCCCGGCCGTGAGCGCCGAGGTGCTCACCGATGGCTTTGCCGATCTCCACGTTGTGGAGGTCACGGTGGCCGGTGACGGCAGCTACGAGTACAGCCTTGACGGCGGCCCATGGCAGGACAGTCCCGTGTTCAGTGACGTGTCCCTTGGGGACCACGAGCTGACGGCCAGGGACAGGAACGGCTGTGGCCTTGCAAGCACCACGGTGACGGTACTGGACTACCCGGCGTTCTTCACGCCCAACGGTGACGGTTACAACGACACGTGGAACATTGCGGGGATAAGTGCGCAGGGCAGCGCAAAAATCTTTATATTTGACCGCTTTGGGAAACTGCTCAAGCAGCTGGACCCTACAGGTGCAGGTTGGGACGGTAGCTACAACGGTAGCGCCATGCCAAACAGCGACTACTGGTTCGTTGTCGAGTACCAGGAACCGAACACTGGCACAAGCAAAGAATTTAAAGCACATTTTACCTTGAAAAGATAA